A genomic segment from Corylus avellana chromosome ca5, CavTom2PMs-1.0 encodes:
- the LOC132181583 gene encoding uncharacterized protein LOC132181583 gives MAEFDKRFINLEMERKNKGKDTFVDKMLQGTGSPFSLRVEEYRLPEKFKTPPMMSYKGVGDPIKHLKDFRSHVHLLGIPDEVACRAFPLTLSGIAQNWFRKLPPGSVDKFEDLGRVFLTQFMTSRIRKKPPSYLLTLKQHSDETLKQFITRFNLEKTEIEEPSDDLIYSAIYHGLLTKEPVMRKMARIPPSNLQELMSKVQEFINEADVLEAIDSTRHSRQKEDKNKEDYF, from the coding sequence ATGGCAGAGTTTGACAAGAGGTTCATCAACCTGGAGATGGAGCGGAAGAATAAAGGGAAGGACACCTTTGTGGACAAGATGTTGCAGGGAACCGGTTCACCTTTTTCCCTGCGGGTGGAGGAATACCGGTTGCCTGAAAAATTCAAGACCCCTCCTATGATGAGTTATAAGGGTGTCGGAGATCCAATCAAACACTTGAAAGATTTTCGGTCACATGTGCACCTCCTTGGCATCCCAGACGAGGTGGCTTGTAGGGCCTTTCCCCTCACTTTATCAGGAATTGCCCAGAACTGGTTCAGGAAGCTGCCCCCGGGCTCAGTCGACAAATTTGAGGATCTAGGCCGGGTATTCTTAACTCAGTTTATGACTTCACGGATCCGGAAGAAACCACCGTCTTATTTGCTAACTCTGAAGCAACACAGTGATGAAACCCTGAAGCAATTTATAACTCGGTTCAACCTAGAGAAGACAGAAATTGAAGAACCTTCAGATGACCTGATATACTCGGCAATTTATCATGGGCTCTTGACCAAAGAGCCGGTGATGAGGAAGATGGCGCGAATACCACCGAGCAATCTACAGGAATTGATGAGCAAGGTACAAGAGTTCATCAATGAGGCTGATGTTCTAGAGGCGATAGATAGCACGAGACATTCGAgacaaaaagaagataaaaacaagGAAGACTACTTCTAG